In a single window of the Proteiniborus ethanoligenes genome:
- the spoIIIAE gene encoding stage III sporulation protein AE: MKKKIVSLVLLILMVLLLPNKAITEDDNSLSLEGLIQKQLESLNVDQLENLVNDISSNTEEMFFKIDFSKVITSLIKGEKVFDEEKIITGIFKLIFREVVANSELLAKLLILSIICSVLTNLQSAFEKDTVGEIAFYVCYIILISLSIKSFVIAMQITWNAINNMVILMQTLLPILLVLLVAVGGITSSSLFKPIILGTLSIISTLIRDGILPLVLYSTIIGIICKISSRIQITKISSLIRQISVGIMGISLTIFIGIISIQGATASKVDGVTIRTAKFAVDKFVPIVGKFLSDIMETVVGCSVVLKNAVGAIGMISLFLICIIPIIKILSLILIYKIAGALIEPMTNSRIVDCLSEISKSLVMLLAIVTSVGVMFFIAVTIIIGAGNATAMLR; this comes from the coding sequence ATGAAAAAAAAAATAGTAAGCTTAGTCTTGTTAATATTAATGGTATTACTTTTACCAAATAAGGCAATTACAGAAGATGATAATAGTTTAAGTTTAGAAGGATTAATTCAAAAACAATTAGAAAGCTTAAATGTGGATCAGCTTGAAAACCTAGTAAATGATATTAGCAGCAATACAGAGGAGATGTTTTTTAAAATAGATTTTAGTAAAGTGATAACTTCTCTTATAAAGGGAGAAAAGGTCTTTGATGAAGAGAAAATTATTACTGGTATCTTCAAGCTAATATTTAGAGAAGTTGTTGCCAATTCTGAACTACTGGCCAAGCTATTGATTCTTAGCATTATATGCTCTGTACTAACTAATCTACAAAGTGCCTTTGAGAAAGATACAGTTGGAGAGATTGCATTTTATGTTTGCTACATAATTCTTATATCATTATCAATTAAAAGCTTTGTAATAGCAATGCAGATAACTTGGAATGCAATTAACAATATGGTTATTTTAATGCAGACTCTTTTACCAATACTATTAGTATTGCTTGTAGCAGTAGGTGGGATTACATCCTCTTCTTTATTTAAACCTATAATATTAGGAACATTAAGCATTATAAGTACGCTAATAAGAGATGGTATACTGCCCCTTGTTTTATATTCTACTATTATTGGAATTATATGCAAAATTTCTTCGAGAATTCAGATAACTAAGATATCAAGCCTTATTAGACAAATCTCTGTAGGAATAATGGGAATATCCTTAACCATTTTTATAGGTATTATTTCAATACAAGGAGCAACAGCTTCAAAAGTAGATGGAGTAACTATAAGAACAGCTAAATTTGCGGTAGATAAGTTTGTACCAATAGTTGGTAAATTCCTTTCGGATATTATGGAAACTGTAGTAGGTTGTTCTGTAGTGCTAAAGAATGCAGTTGGTGCTATTGGCATGATCTCTTTATTTCTAATTTGTATTATACCTATTATAAAAATACTTTCGTTAATATTGATATATAAAATTGCAGGGGCATTAATAGAGCCTATGACAAATAGTAGAATAGTTGATTGCTTAAGCGAAATAAGTAAATCCTTAGTAATGTTACTTGCGATTGTTACATCAGTAGGAGTTATGTTTTTCATTGCAGTGACTATTATTATTGGAGCTGGAAATGCAACTGCAATGCTAAGGTAG
- the spoIIIAF gene encoding stage III sporulation protein AF, whose translation MIEILKNWVINIVVIIFFVAFIEIMLPKSSMKRYVNMVLGLLIIIVLINPIIKFMANDIDIEREVFLNISKQNNMYSDKDLKYVEAQNQNIVEMYKNKLKREITDFIELDEGYKIVEVNISIEENSKLDNFGEITGIEVYLEQITGEEPKNMSIKINEIEEIVVNKDRKNSIVINKTSSPGFEKMINSISSHYKLPKEKVVVILKT comes from the coding sequence ATGATTGAAATCTTAAAAAACTGGGTTATAAACATAGTGGTAATCATTTTTTTTGTTGCTTTTATAGAAATTATGCTTCCTAAAAGTAGTATGAAAAGATATGTTAATATGGTTCTTGGTCTATTAATAATAATAGTTTTGATAAATCCAATCATAAAATTTATGGCTAATGATATAGATATAGAAAGGGAAGTTTTCTTAAATATTAGCAAACAAAATAATATGTATAGTGATAAGGATTTAAAGTATGTTGAAGCACAGAATCAGAATATTGTTGAAATGTATAAAAATAAGCTAAAAAGAGAAATTACAGATTTTATAGAGTTAGATGAAGGTTATAAAATTGTTGAAGTAAATATTTCGATTGAGGAGAATTCTAAACTCGATAACTTTGGAGAAATTACTGGAATAGAAGTATATCTAGAGCAGATTACAGGTGAAGAGCCTAAAAATATGTCTATAAAAATCAATGAAATAGAAGAGATAGTAGTAAATAAGGATAGAAAAAATTCAATAGTTATCAATAAAACTAGTTCGCCAGGATTTGAAAAAATGATTAATTCTATTTCATCCCATTATAAATTACCTAAAGAAAAAGTAGTTGTGATATTAAAAACTTAA
- a CDS encoding stage III sporulation protein AG, which produces MLEKLKELFSVKNQKKTTWNLIILILAGAVILLLSNFILSDKQEPDKLLLNERGYESKVQNEFNQIEDEASILEAKLEQILEKIKGVGQVDVMITFEETSEKVPAFNTTQIVEKTDEKDAQGGIREITREDSTKQIILGNSNSSLMVIKETKPKIRGVIVVAEGAEDLEIKEKLYSAVKTVLGVSGNRVEIYSSN; this is translated from the coding sequence ATGCTGGAAAAATTAAAAGAACTATTTAGTGTTAAAAATCAAAAAAAGACTACATGGAATTTGATAATTTTGATTCTTGCAGGAGCGGTTATTTTGTTATTATCTAATTTTATATTATCAGATAAACAGGAACCAGATAAATTACTTTTAAATGAAAGGGGATATGAATCAAAAGTTCAAAACGAATTTAATCAAATAGAAGATGAGGCTAGTATTTTAGAAGCAAAACTTGAGCAAATTTTGGAAAAGATAAAGGGCGTAGGACAGGTTGACGTTATGATAACCTTTGAGGAAACCTCTGAAAAAGTGCCAGCATTTAACACTACTCAAATAGTTGAAAAAACAGATGAAAAAGATGCACAGGGAGGTATTAGAGAGATAACAAGGGAAGATTCTACAAAGCAAATTATATTAGGAAATAGCAATAGCTCATTAATGGTAATAAAAGAAACAAAGCCTAAAATTAGGGGTGTTATCGTTGTTGCTGAAGGCGCTGAGGATTTAGAGATAAAAGAAAAGTTATATTCAGCAGTAAAGACAGTACTAGGTGTTTCGGGAAATAGAGTAGAGATATATTCTAGCAATTAG
- a CDS encoding SpoIIIAH-like family protein produces the protein MYIKKKTITIISLICLLLVVGYLNHELTKKSLLPSSNDYRQYEEEEIMELSKTVNEDLKETSNENTDNSDSIDIVDSRDNTIDNLKKQTDHDIEDVIAEEVSTKNRNYFTEYRLSRDKLRATLIDRLYEIINNENTNDEVRTKAQNEIISIGQVAELELSLEGLIKAKGYEDVLVFLSDDSVRVVVSINELTEQDVAKIFEIVRNETSIDASNIKIMKKF, from the coding sequence ATGTATATTAAGAAAAAAACAATTACGATTATTTCTCTTATATGTCTATTATTAGTAGTTGGATATTTAAATCATGAGCTGACCAAAAAATCATTGTTACCATCTTCAAATGATTATAGGCAGTATGAAGAAGAGGAAATTATGGAGCTTAGTAAAACTGTAAATGAAGATTTAAAAGAAACATCTAATGAAAATACTGACAACAGTGACTCGATTGATATTGTAGATAGTAGAGATAATACAATAGACAACTTAAAGAAGCAAACAGACCACGATATTGAAGATGTAATAGCTGAGGAAGTAAGCACAAAAAATCGTAATTACTTTACTGAATATCGACTTTCAAGGGATAAGTTAAGAGCTACTTTAATTGATAGATTGTATGAAATAATAAATAATGAGAACACTAATGATGAAGTAAGGACTAAAGCACAAAATGAAATAATATCAATAGGACAAGTTGCAGAACTAGAACTTAGTCTAGAAGGGCTAATAAAGGCAAAGGGATATGAAGATGTGCTTGTGTTTTTAAGCGATGATAGTGTAAGAGTAGTTGTTTCAATTAATGAATTAACTGAACAAGATGTAGCTAAAATATTTGAGATAGTGAGAAATGAAACTAGTATAGATGCCTCCAATATTAAAATTATGAAAAAGTTTTAG
- a CDS encoding Asp23/Gls24 family envelope stress response protein produces the protein MSNNKGNIDEIADYGQIKISDEVVGIIASLAATEVKGVAGMSGGIAGGLSEILGRKNFSKGVKVEVENKEAIVSLYIIVEYGAKIPEVAWNIQESVKSAIETMTGLNVVEVNINIQGVNIEKEQKEE, from the coding sequence TTGTCAAACAACAAAGGAAATATTGATGAAATAGCTGACTATGGACAAATAAAGATATCCGATGAAGTAGTAGGCATCATAGCTAGCTTAGCAGCTACAGAAGTTAAAGGAGTAGCAGGCATGAGTGGTGGAATAGCTGGTGGGCTATCTGAAATATTAGGAAGAAAGAACTTCTCTAAAGGAGTTAAAGTTGAAGTAGAAAATAAAGAAGCTATCGTTAGTTTATATATAATAGTAGAGTATGGAGCAAAAATACCTGAGGTAGCTTGGAATATACAAGAGAGCGTTAAGAGTGCTATTGAAACTATGACTGGATTAAATGTAGTTGAGGTAAACATTAATATCCAAGGCGTGAATATTGAAAAGGAACAGAAGGAAGAATAA
- the nusB gene encoding transcription antitermination factor NusB: MGRSLARESAMKILFQMELNNDFSSDALNIFFENNSFEDDEKEYILQTVNQLNENIKIIDENIEKYAQGWKLNRIPKVDLSILRIAINEILHRKDIPVEVSINEAINISKKYSTNESSKFINGLLGSFVRDMEHINKL; the protein is encoded by the coding sequence ATGGGAAGAAGTCTGGCAAGAGAATCTGCAATGAAGATATTGTTTCAGATGGAGTTAAATAATGATTTTTCTTCTGATGCTTTAAATATTTTTTTTGAAAACAATAGCTTTGAAGATGACGAGAAGGAGTACATATTGCAAACCGTAAATCAGTTGAATGAAAATATTAAGATTATAGATGAAAATATTGAAAAATATGCTCAGGGCTGGAAATTAAATAGAATACCAAAGGTGGATTTATCCATATTGCGAATAGCAATAAATGAAATACTCCATAGAAAAGATATACCAGTTGAGGTTTCCATAAATGAGGCCATTAATATAAGCAAAAAGTATAGCACAAATGAATCGAGTAAATTTATTAATGGCTTATTAGGTTCATTTGTAAGAGATATGGAGCATATAAATAAGTTATAA
- the xseA gene encoding exodeoxyribonuclease VII large subunit translates to MELKPFKVSEINQYIKRILSSDPILYNIAVEGEISNFKEYNNGNTYFTLKDDKSKIKCVYFNDMNNKLPLIIEDGMHVTIRGYISVYERDGVYQIYVRNIEKKGVGELFEAFEKLKKKLQIEGLFQSENKKPLSFLPNKVGVVTSPKGAAIRDIISVINRRMPSVSIIIYPVLVQGEKAPKDICEAIKYFNTREDIDTIIVGRGGGSIEELWAFNHESVAREIYKSNIPIISAVGHETDFTIADFVADMRAPTPSVAGEIAVPQIEELNFRLSSILNSLIKQYGIYIDTNKSKLKNVNGKFMMNNPIKILNDSKQGLDNTLKDLIRIFDGRKDRERKKIDFLSTKLDALSPLAILSRGYSLATDVTGKIIKSVEEISTGDILSLIFHDGEVEIKVIRK, encoded by the coding sequence ATGGAACTAAAGCCTTTTAAGGTGAGTGAAATAAATCAATATATTAAGAGAATACTATCTAGCGACCCTATATTATATAATATAGCTGTAGAAGGAGAAATATCTAACTTCAAGGAGTACAATAATGGGAATACTTATTTTACTCTTAAAGATGATAAGAGCAAAATAAAGTGTGTTTATTTTAATGATATGAATAATAAACTGCCCTTAATTATAGAAGATGGTATGCATGTTACTATTCGTGGATATATATCTGTATATGAAAGAGATGGTGTATATCAAATATATGTAAGGAATATAGAGAAAAAAGGTGTAGGAGAATTATTTGAAGCTTTTGAAAAGCTTAAGAAAAAGCTTCAAATAGAAGGATTGTTTCAAAGTGAAAATAAAAAACCTCTATCATTTTTGCCCAATAAAGTTGGTGTTGTTACTTCACCTAAGGGAGCTGCAATTAGAGATATAATATCAGTAATCAATAGAAGAATGCCTTCAGTTAGTATAATTATATATCCAGTATTAGTTCAAGGTGAGAAAGCTCCTAAGGATATTTGTGAAGCAATAAAATATTTTAATACTAGAGAGGATATAGACACAATAATAGTAGGTAGAGGTGGAGGCAGTATTGAGGAACTATGGGCTTTTAACCATGAGAGTGTTGCTAGAGAAATATATAAATCAAACATTCCAATAATTTCAGCTGTTGGACATGAAACTGATTTTACAATTGCAGATTTCGTTGCAGATATGAGAGCTCCAACACCTTCTGTTGCTGGAGAAATTGCAGTACCTCAAATTGAGGAATTGAATTTTAGGTTAAGCTCTATTCTTAATAGCTTGATTAAGCAATATGGTATCTACATAGATACAAATAAAAGCAAACTTAAAAATGTAAATGGTAAATTCATGATGAATAATCCAATTAAGATATTAAATGATAGCAAGCAAGGATTAGATAATACATTAAAAGACCTTATAAGAATATTTGATGGAAGAAAAGATAGAGAGAGAAAAAAAATTGATTTTCTAAGTACTAAGCTAGATGCACTTAGTCCTTTGGCAATTTTAAGCAGGGGATATTCTCTAGCAACTGATGTAACTGGAAAAATAATAAAATCAGTTGAAGAAATCTCAACTGGAGATATATTAAGCTTAATTTTTCATGACGGTGAAGTTGAAATAAAGGTTATAAGAAAATAA
- the xseB gene encoding exodeoxyribonuclease VII small subunit, giving the protein MAKKKQKLSYEEAILELESIVSLLENGELSLEESLTEFKKGVELYKHCYDILNNIEGEVKIILDNGNDNIEEMDFNVNS; this is encoded by the coding sequence ATGGCTAAGAAAAAACAAAAACTTTCCTATGAAGAAGCTATATTAGAATTAGAAAGCATTGTATCCTTGCTTGAAAATGGAGAACTGAGCTTAGAGGAATCATTAACTGAGTTTAAAAAAGGTGTGGAATTATATAAGCATTGCTATGATATTTTAAATAATATAGAGGGAGAAGTTAAAATTATTTTAGATAATGGCAATGATAATATTGAAGAAATGGATTTCAATGTGAATTCATAG
- a CDS encoding polyprenyl synthetase family protein, translated as MNILDELSKYKRIVDLELEKVMPKEDFPQKHIFEAMCYSIFAGGKRLRPVLTLKTSELISGSYEDAMQIALGIEMIHTYSLIHDDLPAMDNDDFRRGKPTNHKVFGEDIAILAGDGLLNLAYETMLNTIPLNSRDYVKYILAIKEVGKAAGVFGMIGGQTVDIKTNEKSFNEERLMFIHNNKTSALIEASIVSGAMVAGANEEQIEHLREYGRSIGLCYQIRDDILDKVGDKSLLGKNTGSDEINHKLTYLSLFGMDNAIIKIQSLYNEAIESLSIFDKERVRFFKELASYLVHRES; from the coding sequence ATGAATATTTTAGATGAATTAAGTAAGTACAAAAGAATAGTTGACCTAGAGCTTGAGAAGGTTATGCCTAAGGAAGATTTTCCGCAGAAACATATTTTTGAAGCCATGTGCTATAGCATATTTGCTGGAGGCAAAAGACTAAGACCTGTTCTAACATTAAAAACAAGTGAATTAATTTCTGGCAGCTATGAGGATGCTATGCAAATAGCACTAGGAATTGAAATGATACATACATATTCATTAATACACGATGACTTGCCAGCAATGGATAATGACGACTTTAGGAGAGGGAAGCCAACAAACCACAAGGTTTTTGGTGAGGACATTGCTATATTAGCTGGAGATGGACTGTTGAATCTTGCATATGAAACCATGCTAAACACTATTCCTTTGAACTCTCGTGATTATGTGAAATATATACTAGCAATAAAAGAGGTAGGTAAAGCTGCAGGTGTATTTGGCATGATAGGAGGACAGACAGTAGATATCAAAACTAATGAAAAATCCTTTAATGAAGAAAGGCTAATGTTTATACACAATAATAAAACATCTGCATTGATAGAGGCTTCCATAGTTTCAGGTGCTATGGTTGCTGGAGCTAATGAAGAACAGATAGAGCATCTTAGAGAATATGGACGGTCAATAGGCTTGTGCTATCAAATCAGAGATGATATTTTAGATAAAGTAGGAGATAAAAGTCTTTTAGGGAAAAACACTGGAAGCGATGAGATTAACCACAAGCTAACCTACTTAAGTTTATTTGGAATGGATAATGCAATTATTAAAATTCAAAGCCTATATAATGAAGCTATAGAATCATTATCCATTTTTGACAAAGAAAGAGTAAGATTCTTCAAGGAGCTTGCTAGCTATCTAGTCCATAGAGAAAGCTAG
- a CDS encoding CNNM domain-containing protein, with the protein MSHKNMKLNKNKRTNNNKVKKSNRKWVLIITLWTFVLAIGVSLISEVILRNFNIFFAFICLIFVIIFGVFFDIIGIAVTASDEKTFHSMAANKIKEAKYAVKLVKNAGRVSNFCNDVIGDISGIVSGAAGTIIVMKLVSEYGLTKGAILSVIMSGLIASLTVGGKAIGKEIALKKSDNIIFFTAKFVMILDIKLRINILPEQKNNKNK; encoded by the coding sequence TTGTCTCACAAAAATATGAAATTAAATAAGAATAAAAGAACAAATAATAATAAAGTGAAAAAAAGCAATAGAAAATGGGTACTTATTATTACACTATGGACTTTCGTCTTAGCAATAGGTGTAAGCTTAATATCTGAGGTAATATTGAGAAACTTTAATATTTTTTTTGCATTCATTTGCCTAATATTTGTTATCATATTTGGAGTATTTTTTGATATAATTGGAATTGCAGTAACAGCTTCTGATGAAAAAACCTTTCATTCTATGGCAGCTAACAAAATCAAAGAGGCTAAATATGCTGTAAAACTTGTAAAAAACGCAGGACGAGTTTCTAACTTTTGTAATGACGTAATTGGAGATATAAGTGGAATAGTTAGTGGTGCTGCAGGAACAATAATTGTTATGAAATTAGTGAGTGAATATGGACTTACTAAGGGGGCTATATTAAGTGTAATAATGAGTGGACTTATAGCGTCTCTTACAGTTGGAGGTAAAGCTATTGGTAAGGAAATAGCACTTAAAAAATCCGATAATATTATATTTTTTACTGCAAAATTTGTAATGATATTAGATATAAAACTTAGAATAAATATATTACCTGAGCAAAAAAACAATAAAAACAAATGA
- the dxs gene encoding 1-deoxy-D-xylulose-5-phosphate synthase — protein sequence MENILSRYSDLKDLKAMNMEELNTLAENIRELIIEVVSKNGGHLASNLGVVELTIALHKVFNGDLDKIIWDVGHQSYVHKILTGRKESFHTIRTHKGISGFPKRKESKYDIFETGHSSTSISAALGYALSRDIIGEKHNVISVIGDGAMTAGMAFEALNHAGDTGTDLIVVLNDNEMSISQNVGGLSQYLNRIRTAPTYFKVKEDVEAILNSIPGIGKQVFKTAERAKDSIKYFLVPGMFFEELGFKYLGPIDGHNINDMIRELERAKKVKGPVLVHVITKKGKGYKPAEEHPDKFHGSSPFNIDTGKPINISIEPSYSDILGDTLINMANKDNRIVAITAAMPEGTGLSKYKEIHKDRFFDVGIAEQHGVTLAAGLASNNLKPYFVVYSTFLQRGYDQVLHDVCIQNLPVVFAIDRAGLVGDDGETHHGVFDLSYLSHIPNITIMAPRDKSEFIQMLEFSKDYNGPLAIRYPRGNCYDYIEENNRTDIELGKSEVLVKGKDIAIIAIGGMVEKAYKVTEELKRQGRSVTLINGRFVKPLDEDLIKKVSNEHSLIVTLEDNVKTGGFGSLINDILVQSNYRGEILNIALPDIFIEHGKVNLLFKQYNMDVEGILNRISEKIK from the coding sequence TTGGAGAATATTCTTTCGAGATATAGCGATCTTAAAGACTTGAAGGCTATGAATATGGAAGAACTAAATACTCTTGCTGAAAATATTAGAGAATTGATTATAGAAGTAGTATCTAAAAATGGAGGACATTTAGCTTCAAATCTTGGTGTAGTTGAATTAACAATTGCTCTGCATAAGGTTTTTAATGGTGATTTGGATAAAATAATTTGGGATGTTGGGCATCAGTCTTATGTACACAAGATATTGACTGGAAGAAAAGAGAGCTTTCATACTATAAGAACGCATAAGGGGATTAGTGGCTTTCCTAAGAGAAAGGAAAGCAAATATGATATATTTGAAACAGGGCATAGCTCTACATCAATTTCTGCTGCTTTAGGATATGCTTTGTCAAGAGATATTATAGGCGAAAAGCATAATGTAATCAGTGTAATAGGCGATGGTGCTATGACTGCAGGTATGGCTTTTGAAGCTTTAAATCATGCTGGAGATACAGGGACTGATTTAATAGTAGTATTAAATGACAATGAAATGTCTATTTCTCAGAATGTTGGTGGTCTATCTCAATACTTAAATAGAATAAGAACTGCTCCCACATATTTTAAAGTAAAAGAAGATGTTGAAGCGATACTTAACAGCATACCTGGTATTGGGAAACAAGTTTTTAAAACTGCAGAAAGGGCAAAGGATAGCATTAAATATTTTCTTGTTCCCGGTATGTTTTTTGAAGAACTTGGATTTAAGTATTTAGGACCTATAGATGGACATAACATTAATGATATGATTCGCGAATTAGAAAGGGCAAAAAAAGTTAAAGGTCCAGTTTTAGTTCATGTTATTACTAAGAAAGGAAAGGGATATAAACCAGCAGAGGAGCATCCTGATAAATTTCATGGTTCGTCTCCTTTCAATATTGACACAGGTAAGCCTATTAACATATCTATTGAACCTTCTTATTCCGATATACTAGGAGACACATTAATTAACATGGCAAATAAGGATAATAGAATAGTAGCTATTACTGCTGCAATGCCTGAAGGTACTGGCTTGAGTAAGTATAAAGAAATACACAAAGATAGATTTTTTGATGTTGGGATTGCAGAACAACATGGTGTAACTTTAGCAGCTGGATTGGCATCTAATAATCTAAAACCCTATTTTGTAGTATATTCAACATTTTTACAAAGGGGATACGATCAAGTTCTTCATGATGTATGCATCCAAAATCTTCCTGTTGTTTTTGCCATAGATAGAGCTGGATTAGTAGGAGATGATGGAGAAACTCACCATGGAGTATTTGATTTATCTTATTTATCTCACATACCGAATATTACAATAATGGCTCCAAGAGATAAATCGGAGTTTATACAAATGTTAGAGTTTAGTAAAGACTATAATGGACCATTAGCTATAAGGTATCCAAGAGGAAACTGCTATGATTATATTGAAGAAAATAATAGAACAGATATAGAACTTGGGAAATCAGAAGTGCTAGTAAAAGGCAAAGATATAGCTATAATTGCCATTGGTGGAATGGTTGAAAAAGCTTACAAGGTTACAGAAGAGCTAAAAAGACAAGGAAGAAGTGTTACATTAATTAATGGTAGATTTGTAAAACCTTTAGATGAAGATTTGATTAAAAAGGTTTCTAATGAACACTCTCTAATTGTTACCCTAGAGGACAATGTAAAAACTGGAGGCTTTGGAAGTTTAATAAATGATATATTAGTACAAAGCAACTATAGGGGAGAAATATTGAATATTGCTTTACCAGACATATTTATTGAGCATGGAAAAGTTAATTTATTATTTAAACAATACAATATGGATGTAGAGGGAATATTAAATAGAATATCAGAGAAAATCAAATAG
- a CDS encoding TlyA family RNA methyltransferase, translating to MKIEKERIDILLVNNNMVDSREKAKKYILAGLVYIDDERVDKSGTKVPVNSNIIVKGNPIPYVSRGGLKLEKAIDKFSLDINGRIALDIGASTGGFTDCMLKNGAKRVYAIDVGYGQLAWELQKDERVIVMDRTNIRHVINEDIGELADFVSIDVSFISLKLVLPKIKELTTDNVDIIALIKPQFEAGREKVGKRGVVKDINIHKEVIKDIYNFCRSIDLNFTALTYSPVKGAEGNREYLAHLVKDNRDIFDIDKHTEIVVNESHEEL from the coding sequence ATGAAAATTGAAAAAGAAAGAATAGATATTTTACTTGTTAATAATAATATGGTAGATAGTAGAGAAAAAGCAAAGAAATATATTTTAGCTGGCTTAGTATATATTGATGATGAAAGAGTAGATAAATCTGGAACTAAGGTACCCGTAAATAGTAATATTATTGTGAAAGGAAATCCTATTCCTTATGTTAGTAGAGGAGGCTTGAAGCTTGAAAAAGCTATAGACAAGTTTTCCTTAGATATTAATGGTAGAATTGCACTAGATATAGGTGCTTCAACTGGAGGATTTACAGATTGTATGCTCAAAAATGGTGCAAAGAGAGTATATGCTATTGATGTTGGATATGGACAATTAGCATGGGAGCTTCAAAAGGATGAACGGGTAATTGTAATGGATAGAACAAATATTAGACATGTAATAAATGAGGACATTGGAGAATTAGCTGACTTTGTAAGTATAGATGTATCATTTATATCCTTGAAGCTTGTTTTGCCAAAGATTAAGGAGCTTACTACAGATAATGTAGATATTATAGCCTTAATTAAACCACAATTCGAAGCTGGTAGAGAAAAGGTTGGTAAAAGGGGAGTAGTGAAGGATATTAATATACATAAAGAGGTTATTAAAGACATATATAATTTTTGTCGCTCAATAGATCTGAATTTTACTGCTTTAACATATTCTCCTGTTAAGGGGGCAGAAGGCAATAGGGAGTATTTAGCACACCTTGTTAAAGATAACAGGGATATTTTTGATATTGATAAGCATACTGAAATCGTAGTAAATGAATCTCATGAGGAACTATAA
- a CDS encoding arginine repressor: MKKYARQSKILELIENNEIETQEELADYLKKLGIDVTQATVSRDIRELRLIKVLAKSGKYKYAAMGQNVESTTDRLIKIFKNSIVSINIAGHLLVIKTLPGAAQICGSAVDSLGLDEIAGTIAGDDTIFIAVSDINKINDIRETFQKLLN; this comes from the coding sequence TTGAAAAAATATGCTAGGCAATCTAAGATACTGGAATTAATTGAAAACAATGAAATAGAAACTCAAGAAGAATTAGCTGATTATTTAAAAAAACTAGGCATTGATGTTACTCAAGCTACTGTATCAAGAGACATTAGAGAATTAAGACTTATTAAGGTGCTTGCTAAAAGTGGTAAATACAAATATGCAGCAATGGGACAAAATGTAGAGAGTACAACAGACAGATTAATTAAAATATTTAAGAATTCTATAGTATCTATAAATATTGCAGGACATTTACTAGTTATAAAAACTTTACCAGGAGCTGCTCAAATATGTGGTTCTGCTGTAGATTCTTTAGGTTTAGACGAAATAGCAGGAACTATTGCTGGTGATGATACTATATTCATTGCAGTAAGTGATATTAATAAAATTAATGATATACGAGAAACATTTCAAAAATTGCTTAATTAA